One segment of Deinococcus yavapaiensis KR-236 DNA contains the following:
- a CDS encoding DUF2089 domain-containing protein — protein sequence MTRRRYPVLTRDPITGGELIVTRLEGPESGVVIEGEFTLGWIARLTPDQLDFVGVLVRNRGNVQKVAVELGVAYNTARARLDDIVTSLGGAPDAEPPAPPPAPGPSRIDVLQRLRDGEIDFQTAMRLIEEGRR from the coding sequence ATGACTCGCCGCCGCTACCCCGTCCTGACCCGCGACCCCATCACGGGCGGCGAGTTGATCGTCACGCGTCTCGAAGGTCCCGAAAGCGGCGTCGTCATCGAAGGCGAGTTCACCCTCGGCTGGATCGCGCGCCTCACGCCCGACCAGCTCGACTTCGTGGGCGTCCTCGTTCGCAACCGTGGCAACGTCCAGAAAGTCGCCGTGGAGCTCGGCGTGGCATATAACACTGCCCGAGCCCGTCTCGACGACATCGTCACCTCACTGGGAGGCGCGCCAGACGCCGAGCCGCCCGCACCTCCGCCGGCCCCGGGACCGTCGCGCATCGACGTCCTGCAACGCCTGCGCGACGGAGAAATCGACTTTCAAACGGCGATGCGCCTCATCGAGGAAGGTCGTCGTTGA
- a CDS encoding vWA domain-containing protein: MASNAPHFDFTEVEFADNPEPRCPVVLLLDNSGSMRGEPMRELNLGLRAFRDDLLADPLAAKRCELAVISFGPVRTVSDFVSAADFESLTLLPEGDTPMGSAIERGLDMLRVRKDMYRRNGIAYYRPWVFLVTDGAPTDKWQDAARAVHDGEQARAFAFFAVGVEKADMKVLKQISVREPVKLRGLQFRQMFQWLSSSLRGVSRSTPGTIVPLSPPTGWTDV; this comes from the coding sequence ATGGCTTCGAACGCACCTCATTTCGACTTCACGGAAGTGGAGTTCGCCGACAACCCCGAGCCGCGCTGCCCCGTCGTGCTGCTGCTCGACAACAGCGGCTCGATGCGCGGCGAGCCGATGCGCGAGCTCAACCTCGGTCTGCGCGCCTTTCGAGACGACCTCCTCGCGGACCCGCTCGCCGCGAAGCGCTGCGAGCTCGCCGTGATCTCGTTCGGCCCCGTGCGAACGGTGAGCGACTTCGTGAGCGCCGCCGACTTCGAGTCGCTCACGCTGCTGCCCGAGGGGGACACGCCGATGGGCAGCGCCATCGAGCGCGGACTCGACATGCTGCGCGTTCGCAAGGACATGTACCGCCGCAACGGCATCGCCTACTACCGGCCTTGGGTGTTCCTCGTGACCGACGGAGCGCCGACCGACAAGTGGCAGGACGCGGCGCGCGCCGTGCACGACGGCGAGCAAGCGCGGGCCTTCGCGTTCTTCGCCGTCGGCGTCGAGAAGGCCGACATGAAGGTCTTGAAGCAGATCAGCGTGCGTGAACCCGTGAAGTTGCGCGGCCTGCAATTTCGCCAGATGTTCCAGTGGCTGTCGAGCAGTCTTAGAGGCGTGTCGCGCAGCACACCCGGCACCATCGTCCCCTTGAGCCCTCCGACAGGTTGGACGGACGTGTGA
- a CDS encoding SHOCT-like domain-containing protein: protein MMDERKQILELVAEGTITVEQADELLAALLEPPRPVVAPPAPPVAPVPTVRVRLRESRPARSALPSDWSTPTFEQLLLMGKYGIRPQFLVEAREAGLGNLSFEQLVTLGKYGVNAAYAKELREAMGQALTFEQFVTLAKYGVRPEILRALRDAGLEDLDFDTVVALGKYGVSPQFILELGDLGMNDLTPTQLIQLAKYGISPKFIREAREAGFDFQQGMSSGAVNAVEPEEPEEPEEPEEPEEPEEPEQPEEPEEPEEPEVRAGGEA from the coding sequence ATGATGGACGAACGGAAACAGATCCTGGAACTCGTCGCGGAAGGCACGATCACGGTCGAGCAGGCCGACGAATTGCTCGCCGCGCTGCTCGAACCTCCCCGCCCTGTCGTCGCGCCGCCCGCTCCACCGGTCGCGCCCGTTCCGACGGTTCGCGTCCGACTTCGCGAAAGTCGTCCGGCCCGATCGGCCTTGCCCTCCGACTGGAGCACCCCGACGTTCGAGCAACTGCTCTTGATGGGCAAGTACGGCATCCGGCCGCAATTCCTCGTGGAAGCGCGCGAAGCCGGGCTGGGCAACCTCAGCTTCGAGCAGCTCGTCACGCTCGGGAAGTACGGCGTCAATGCTGCCTACGCCAAAGAGTTGCGAGAAGCGATGGGACAGGCGCTCACCTTCGAGCAATTCGTCACCCTGGCGAAGTACGGCGTGCGCCCCGAGATCCTACGCGCCTTGCGTGACGCCGGCCTCGAAGACTTGGACTTCGACACGGTCGTCGCGCTCGGCAAGTACGGCGTCAGTCCCCAGTTCATCCTGGAACTCGGCGACCTCGGCATGAACGACCTCACGCCCACTCAGCTCATCCAACTCGCCAAGTACGGCATCAGCCCGAAGTTCATTCGGGAAGCGCGCGAAGCCGGCTTCGACTTTCAACAAGGAATGTCTAGCGGAGCCGTCAATGCGGTAGAGCCGGAAGAACCCGAGGAACCCGAGGAACCCGAGGAACCCGAAGAGCCGGAAGAACCCGAGCAGCCCGAAGAGCCCGAAGAACCCGAGGAGCCCGAAGTGCGCGCCGGAGGCGAAGCATGA